From the genome of Cryptococcus depauperatus CBS 7841 chromosome 1, complete sequence, one region includes:
- a CDS encoding polyadenylation factor subunit 2, giving the protein MTASQVTQAKQDNQSLAGPSSQEARSRHSWHPSRYKEPLHPDNEEVLEQAAYMAAVTRAIGDDRKRKIKPRRTVDYQGGVQKWRMLNVLKGIPEYRPAIHPNPSSIVNFLPPIALRSNPSTSICDYWVHTSINKERSPTRVVRWTPDARRLLTGNDKGQFTLWNGASFNYESITQVHDDSIRSFTYSHNGQALVSADKSGTIKYFTPHLTNIHGFQGHREACWDVSWSPNDERFVTCGDDGLVKIWSYREAKEEKSLSGHGWDVRCVDWHPTKGLIVSGSKDMLVKFWDPRTGKDLSTLHSAKSTINTCRWSPDGHLVATAGQDSVIRLFDIRTFRELEAMKGHQKEVNCIEWHPIHHSLFVSGDAAGGINYYSLLSPTPSEPLTKLEAAHEDAVFSLSFHPLGHILCSGSRDFTARFWCRARPSGGQEFDKFHIGEEKAQMVELEKVGKRAWGAKSGDETTASDDRRADGALPGLSNPVAAVNNIRAPGLNGLGPGTGANASGGLQLGHGVYAGQGGYNGQVGYNGGGYGRSDGHRYGQGGHRGGQGGWR; this is encoded by the exons ATGACTGCATCTCAAGTAACCCAGGCAAAGCAAGACAATCAGTCACTTGCTGGCCCATCTTCTCAGGAAGCACGCTCAAGACACTCATGGCATCCAAGCCGCTATAAAGAGCCACTTCATCCAGATAATGAAGAAGTCCTCGAACAGGCAGCTTACATGGCCGCCGTTACCAGAGCGATAGGAGATGAtaggaagagaaagataaaacCGAGAAGGACGGTGGATTACCAAGGTGGTGTGCAGAAATGGAGGATG TTGAATGTATTGAAGGGAATACCTGAATACAGACCAGCTATACACCCTAATCCGTCTAGTATTGTCAAC TTCCTCCCACCAATAGCTCTCAGATCGAACCCTTCAACCTCCATATGCGATTACTGGGTGCATACCTCTATCAACAAGGAGCGCTCTCCAACCCGGGTTGTTCGG TGGACGCCAGACGCCCGTCGCCTGTTAACAGGTAATGATAAGGGCCAATTCACCCTTTGGAACGGCGCTTCTTTCAATTATGAATCCATTACTCAGGTACACGACGACTCTATCCGGTCATTCACATATTCACACAACGGTCAAGCCCTTGTCTCTGCAGACAAATCCGGTACAATCAAATACTTTACTCCTCATTTGACCAATATTCATGGTTTTCAAGGTCACAGAGAGGCTTGCTGGGATGTCAGTTGGAGTCCGAATGATGAACGGTTCGTGACTTGTGGAGATGATGGGTTGGTCAAGATATGGAGCTATAGggaggcaaaagaagaaaagagctTGAGTG GTCATGGTTGGGACGTTCGATGTGTGGATTGGCATCCCACCAAAGGTCTCATAGTGTCTGGTTCTAAAGACATGCTTGTCAAATTCTGGGATCCAAGAACAGGGAAAGatctttcaacatt GCATTCTGCGAAATCTACCATCAATACCTGTCGTTGGTCTCCTGACGGTCATCTCGTCGCTACAGCAGGTCAAGATTCTGTTATTCGTCTGTTCGACATTCGAACGTTCCGTGAACTAGAGGCTATGAAGGGACATCAAAAGGAGGTCAACTGTATTGAATGGCATCCTATCCATCATTCATTGTTTGTATCTGGTGATGCCGCAGGCGGCATCAACTACTACTCCCTTCTTTCGCCTACACCATCAGAACCACTGACAAAGTTGGAGGCCGCCCACGAAGATGCAGTCTTCTCCCTGTCCTTTCACCCGCTTGGTCATATATTGTGTTCTGGTTCTCGAGATTTTACAGCTCGCTTTTGGTGTCGCGCTCGGCCGTCTGGAGGCCAGGAATTTGACAAATTCCACATTggtgaagaaaaagcaCAAATGGTTGAACTcgaaaaagttggaaaacGCGCATGGGGTGCTAAATCTGGCGATGAGACAACAGCGAGCGACGATAGAAGGGCTGATGGAGCATTACCAGGGTTATCGAATCCTGTGGCTGCTGTTAACAACATTAGGGCGCCTGGCTTGAATGGTTTGGGTCCGGGTACGGGAGCAAATGCCAGTGGGGGTTTGCAGCTAGGGCATGGAGTTTATGCCGGACAAGGAGGATATAACGGACAAGTTGGCTACAATGGCGGAGGATATGGGCGTAGTGACGGTCATCGTTATGGACAGGGCGGTCATAGAGGAGGTCAAGGtggatggagatga